The Candidatus Nanohalovita haloferacivicina genome has a window encoding:
- a CDS encoding ADP-dependent glucokinase/phosphofructokinase translates to MKNIWRERYQELEMRSPGASVLVGFNANIDVKYSVEDLGLDLEKVDAENLDSVESQEEFLSLLKYCIENSKNKEVNYQNFEPEVEGGVEEIGGQAGIMANFLAKNGNNTVFYTPFLSDKLVENLDERMKYPVNTGNNLELLPIKEAGNTDRTKVNRIFEFDGEKTGRLILSDKLRGFGPYFRKGVEDHIDELNEGLDRVLLSGFHNADGNVEAKMKKASEQLVHIDAPIHMEYVDLSDKLNLLEEYIFPHIQSIGLDEYEMKSLEKALNVQLDNEEPSLGEAFQFAKFFIEEFGLERVHIHTYRYHLNVTHRDYPLSPEKIRKSMLYGETCAVRMADKGEIPEKYEPLDFDNKHVKKLDDLEDFEDFFQMEGFTESGIGSVDGYNVVAIPPVIHEDPKRLVGMGDVISAGSFVKEAN, encoded by the coding sequence GTGAAGAATATCTGGAGAGAGCGATACCAGGAACTGGAGATGAGATCTCCTGGGGCCTCCGTACTTGTCGGATTCAATGCCAATATAGATGTAAAGTACAGTGTAGAGGATCTAGGCCTTGATCTGGAAAAAGTAGATGCTGAAAACCTGGATTCTGTGGAGAGCCAGGAAGAGTTTCTCTCCCTGCTGAAATACTGTATTGAAAACAGCAAAAACAAGGAGGTAAACTACCAGAACTTTGAACCAGAAGTAGAAGGAGGTGTTGAAGAGATAGGAGGTCAGGCCGGAATCATGGCAAACTTCCTTGCAAAAAATGGAAACAACACAGTTTTCTACACGCCATTCCTATCCGATAAACTGGTTGAAAACCTGGATGAGAGAATGAAATACCCTGTAAACACCGGCAACAACCTAGAGCTTCTTCCAATAAAGGAAGCAGGAAATACAGACAGAACCAAAGTAAACAGAATATTCGAATTCGACGGAGAAAAAACAGGCAGACTAATACTATCCGACAAACTCAGAGGATTCGGCCCATACTTCAGAAAAGGAGTAGAAGACCATATAGACGAACTAAACGAAGGCCTTGACAGAGTTCTTCTCTCAGGATTCCACAACGCAGATGGAAACGTGGAAGCCAAGATGAAAAAGGCCTCAGAACAGCTTGTTCACATCGATGCTCCTATCCACATGGAGTACGTAGATCTCAGCGATAAACTGAACCTTCTAGAAGAATATATATTTCCACACATCCAGAGCATAGGCCTTGACGAATACGAAATGAAAAGCCTGGAGAAGGCCCTCAACGTACAGCTTGATAACGAGGAACCTTCTCTTGGAGAGGCCTTCCAGTTTGCAAAGTTCTTTATAGAGGAGTTCGGACTTGAAAGAGTGCACATCCACACCTACAGATACCATCTGAACGTTACTCACCGCGACTATCCTCTATCACCAGAGAAAATAAGGAAAAGCATGCTATATGGAGAGACCTGCGCTGTACGGATGGCAGATAAAGGAGAAATACCGGAAAAATACGAACCTCTGGACTTCGATAATAAGCACGTGAAGAAGCTTGATGACCTTGAAGACTTCGAGGACTTCTTCCAGATGGAAGGATTCACGGAAAGCGGAATAGGAAGCGTCGACGGCTACAATGTAGTAGCTATTCCGCCAGTAATCCATGAAGATCCAAAAAGACTGGTAGGAATGGGCGACGTAATCTCAGCAGGAAGCTTTGTGAAAGAGGCCAACTAG